A region from the Leptospira venezuelensis genome encodes:
- a CDS encoding SDR family NAD(P)-dependent oxidoreductase, with amino-acid sequence MFRSSHIVITGGATGLGYAIAEALANEGARLTLLSRKVEKLEFAAQELRRLHPNVDVAVRSLNVDDPIAARKVIEEIARRHGGIDVLFNNAGVMLEGRFDDLTPDDFTAVIKTNFLGAVNVARAVLPHLRASRGRLVNIASVAGLTGTFGFTAYGSAKHALVGFTDCLYYEMLDEGVKVHLVCPAEFETPMVAELDAYRTPENLRHTNAIPRTAIDTVVADTLKGLRKEKYLIIPGSHTRFVVRALRLFPTTMRRIGAHLVTKRK; translated from the coding sequence ATGTTCCGATCAAGTCATATAGTAATCACTGGTGGGGCAACTGGTCTCGGTTACGCCATTGCTGAGGCACTTGCTAACGAGGGAGCTCGCCTAACACTTCTTTCGCGTAAAGTGGAGAAACTAGAATTTGCTGCGCAAGAACTTCGTCGGTTGCATCCGAATGTTGATGTCGCGGTTCGGTCCCTCAACGTCGACGATCCAATCGCTGCCCGCAAGGTCATTGAGGAAATTGCTCGGCGCCATGGTGGCATCGACGTTTTGTTTAATAATGCAGGCGTGATGTTAGAAGGAAGGTTCGACGATCTTACGCCAGACGATTTTACTGCGGTGATCAAAACCAATTTTCTCGGCGCGGTCAACGTTGCTCGTGCTGTCTTGCCTCATCTTCGCGCCAGCCGAGGACGATTGGTTAATATCGCCTCGGTTGCAGGGCTGACGGGTACCTTTGGCTTCACAGCTTACGGTTCTGCAAAACACGCGCTTGTAGGTTTTACCGATTGTCTTTATTACGAAATGCTGGACGAGGGTGTCAAGGTCCACCTCGTTTGCCCGGCCGAATTTGAAACGCCAATGGTGGCAGAGTTGGATGCCTACCGGACACCTGAGAACTTGCGGCATACGAACGCCATACCGAGAACCGCCATCGACACGGTCGTAGCAGACACTCTGAAAGGTCTTCGCAAGGAAAAATATCTCATCATTCCAGGTTCGCACACTCGGTTTGTGGTTCGGGCCTTACGACTTTTTCCCACCACCATGCGGCGAATTGGTGCGCATCTAGTGACGAAGCGAAAGTAG
- a CDS encoding TetR/AcrR family transcriptional regulator: MKKEFRAPVQSRSKERVELILNIAKKLIGERGIDSVSMREIANLAEVQIGSLYQYFGGKEAVLLAIMRQYYDLLYEQTKAILEPVRNIKELEIAAEKAMGQYVELFRNETALSNLWAGAQAMPELIAEDNKDSFRNADLIVKTTMRCLPGLKESDVKPFALYFSHTLGTIVRFSMEIDEKYANFVLNECKNILKLRLKSFQEISLKKEKQKSHKV; encoded by the coding sequence ATGAAAAAAGAATTTCGAGCCCCTGTGCAATCTCGAAGCAAGGAGAGAGTCGAACTCATATTAAATATTGCCAAAAAGCTGATTGGAGAAAGAGGGATTGATTCAGTCAGCATGAGAGAAATCGCGAATTTGGCGGAAGTGCAAATCGGCTCTCTGTATCAATATTTCGGAGGAAAGGAAGCCGTTTTATTGGCTATCATGCGGCAATATTATGATTTGCTTTACGAGCAAACGAAAGCTATTTTAGAACCGGTTCGTAATATTAAGGAACTCGAAATTGCTGCTGAAAAAGCTATGGGTCAATACGTAGAACTGTTCCGAAATGAGACAGCGCTTTCTAATTTATGGGCTGGAGCACAAGCAATGCCAGAATTGATTGCGGAAGATAATAAAGATAGTTTTCGTAATGCAGACCTAATTGTGAAGACGACAATGCGATGTTTGCCTGGTTTAAAGGAAAGCGATGTCAAACCATTTGCTTTATATTTCAGTCATACCTTGGGAACGATAGTACGGTTCTCTATGGAGATAGATGAAAAATATGCTAATTTTGTCTTAAACGAATGTAAAAATATTCTGAAACTAAGATTGAAAAGCTTTCAAGAGATATCCTTGAAAAAGGAAAAACAAAAAAGCCACAAAGTTTAA
- a CDS encoding SBBP repeat-containing protein: protein MLLNLDGLSDDSSDEWTSLLGISTMESRASGITSDLSGNIYATGYTSIALDGQILVGFPDLFVVKYNSIGEKQWTRLLGATDVSTFALGITSDLSGNIYTTGTTKGDMDGQSGTGFFCLFVVKYDSNGEKQWTRLLGTYGANAYATGITIDPSGNVYTTGYTEWSLDGQPHSEGMNQFIVKYNSNGEKQWTRLLSGYGRAIISDNAGNIYATSKECIAKYNSEGEMLWKIRIAGAAPMTEGITSDRFGNVYVTGTTGETIDGQPKVGQANLFVIKYNSNGEKQWTRLLGAAVSDTNAMAITSDSTGNVYTTGYTNGNLDGQSLTYNINMFVVKYDSDGNRLWTKLRAAYGKRTYSYGITLDASENIYTTGNVMGSLITGSDIGFYDLFVSRFNNE from the coding sequence ATGCTACTAAACCTCGACGGTTTATCAGACGATAGCAGCGATGAATGGACCAGTCTTTTAGGTATATCGACTATGGAATCGAGAGCATCTGGAATTACTTCGGATTTGTCAGGAAATATTTATGCAACTGGGTATACATCAATTGCTTTGGATGGCCAAATTCTGGTGGGCTTTCCTGATTTGTTTGTTGTTAAGTATAATAGCATTGGAGAAAAGCAATGGACAAGGCTACTCGGTGCAACTGACGTTAGCACATTTGCATTAGGAATAACCTCGGATCTGTCTGGAAATATTTATACTACGGGTACTACGAAAGGTGATATGGACGGCCAGTCTGGAACAGGATTCTTCTGTCTGTTTGTTGTTAAGTATGATAGCAATGGAGAAAAGCAATGGACAAGGTTACTTGGCACCTACGGTGCAAATGCATACGCAACTGGCATAACCATTGATCCATCAGGAAATGTTTATACTACAGGTTATACTGAATGGTCTTTAGATGGCCAACCCCATTCCGAAGGTATGAATCAATTTATTGTTAAGTACAATAGCAACGGGGAAAAACAATGGACAAGGTTACTCAGTGGATATGGCCGAGCAATCATCTCCGATAACGCTGGGAACATTTATGCTACCAGCAAAGAATGTATCGCTAAATATAACAGCGAAGGAGAAATGTTATGGAAAATTCGAATAGCGGGAGCTGCTCCAATGACCGAAGGAATTACATCGGATAGATTTGGAAATGTTTATGTTACTGGCACAACGGGCGAGACAATAGACGGACAACCGAAAGTCGGCCAAGCAAATTTATTTGTGATCAAATATAATAGCAACGGGGAAAAACAATGGACAAGATTACTCGGAGCAGCTGTTAGCGATACGAATGCAATGGCAATCACTTCGGACTCCACTGGAAATGTTTATACAACCGGATATACAAACGGAAACCTGGATGGCCAGTCACTAACCTATAACATCAATATGTTTGTTGTTAAATACGATAGCGATGGGAATAGGCTCTGGACAAAATTACGAGCTGCATATGGAAAAAGAACATATTCATACGGAATCACATTAGATGCTTCGGAAAATATTTATACTACAGGCAATGTGATGGGAAGCTTAATTACTGGCTCCGATATTGGATTTTACGACCTTTTCGTAAGTAGATTTAATAATGAGTAA
- a CDS encoding transposase yields the protein MFGYVLHESLIQFPKVLTSTEISKRLKIGYKAASLLKRRFQLFCSDQLPKYKDLTYNALNHQFKDFLLPPNEDKDISSKMANKPYVCVDTAVLYSAGERANKGRKRYSSKGQTSSIYLSPKLGGKQIGTLVQTIGIKNGPVFFTSVPNQKAETLGPIIKDHIPTSSAVFTDFGYSWLWGVYRNHRSVNHSARSKDNRFRWARNRYSKNGIHSQVAEGNNRLLKTAFASYGWIKPEYSTLYLNEFSFIKNANVFGLDVLVDDGLSRELLVSNRNWLRQEPVKIRSKRYVHKESTQSKKNWLSQVLNGNRFKPENLDQNSEILSHKSYGILNSPSQIEEARKALKKELESYNSFWNNDTTKRFRRDRELEYQKIAFKIWNQIHLKDSTETDYSVERICEELKIPKHTAMTISRKWLKLKLIVKRRVGYNYYDRRINFYIKVIKDQLPYVLYTNFRQKKKISSGVSKNEK from the coding sequence ATGTTTGGATACGTATTACATGAATCTTTAATACAATTTCCTAAGGTATTAACTTCTACAGAGATAAGTAAAAGACTAAAAATTGGTTATAAAGCAGCTAGTTTACTTAAAAGAAGATTCCAGTTATTCTGTTCCGATCAGTTACCGAAGTATAAAGACCTTACCTACAATGCTCTAAATCATCAGTTTAAAGACTTCCTACTACCTCCAAATGAAGACAAAGACATTTCTTCTAAAATGGCTAATAAACCCTATGTATGCGTAGATACAGCAGTTTTATACTCAGCAGGTGAAAGAGCTAATAAAGGAAGAAAAAGATACAGTAGTAAAGGACAAACCTCCTCTATATACCTTTCCCCGAAGCTTGGTGGAAAACAAATAGGAACCTTAGTACAAACTATTGGTATTAAGAATGGTCCTGTATTCTTTACTTCTGTGCCTAATCAAAAGGCTGAAACACTAGGACCTATTATTAAAGATCATATACCTACTTCATCTGCCGTCTTCACTGATTTTGGTTATTCATGGCTATGGGGTGTATATAGAAACCATAGATCAGTGAATCATTCTGCAAGATCAAAAGATAACAGATTTAGATGGGCTAGGAATAGATATTCAAAAAATGGAATACATTCTCAGGTAGCAGAAGGTAACAATAGGTTACTCAAAACAGCTTTTGCTTCTTATGGTTGGATTAAACCAGAATACAGTACATTATATTTAAATGAATTTAGTTTTATTAAGAATGCGAATGTATTTGGTTTAGATGTACTAGTTGATGATGGTTTGAGTAGGGAACTTTTAGTATCTAATCGGAATTGGCTACGACAGGAGCCGGTGAAGATTAGATCTAAAAGATATGTCCATAAAGAATCCACTCAAAGTAAGAAAAATTGGCTTTCTCAAGTCTTAAATGGGAATCGCTTTAAACCCGAGAATTTAGATCAAAATTCAGAGATTCTCAGTCACAAAAGCTATGGAATACTAAATTCTCCCTCTCAAATTGAAGAAGCAAGAAAGGCTCTTAAGAAGGAACTAGAGAGCTATAACTCATTTTGGAATAATGATACTACGAAAAGATTCCGAAGGGATCGAGAGTTAGAGTATCAGAAGATAGCTTTCAAGATCTGGAACCAAATTCACTTAAAAGACTCCACAGAAACAGACTACAGTGTCGAAAGGATCTGCGAAGAACTTAAAATACCAAAACATACAGCTATGACCATTTCAAGGAAATGGCTGAAACTTAAGCTAATCGTAAAAAGACGGGTTGGATACAATTACTATGATAGAAGGATCAATTTCTACATTAAAGTAATAAAAGATCAACTCCCATACGTTCTCTACACTAATTTCCGGCAAAAGAAGAAGATTTCTTCCGGGGTTAGTAAAAATGAAAAGTAA
- a CDS encoding HNH endonuclease: MKSNPKKHDYKFVAKDFYKLLEIQEWKCFLTGRTLEPENTNAEHIQPLRKGGEHKFKNICFVVEPLAKLKRYHTEAEIVHLAYEIILWKGPKYG; this comes from the coding sequence ATGAAAAGTAACCCTAAAAAGCATGACTATAAATTTGTAGCGAAGGACTTCTACAAGTTACTCGAAATCCAGGAATGGAAATGTTTCCTCACAGGAAGGACTCTGGAGCCTGAGAATACAAATGCAGAACATATTCAGCCTCTTAGGAAAGGTGGAGAACATAAGTTTAAAAACATCTGTTTCGTTGTAGAACCTTTAGCGAAACTTAAGCGTTACCACACTGAAGCAGAGATTGTTCATTTAGCTTATGAGATTATTCTCTGGAAAGGACCAAAGTACGGCTAG
- a CDS encoding RHS repeat-associated core domain-containing protein — protein sequence MLYTSTGDCSASCIWTAVDQSGLKYTFGGNASSILLTGTTPRFWALSKVEDPWGNSYEIQYQTTNGVLYPWKYSYGNREIEFIYTSRSGSLGSVFSSGDQETWNQVIRKIEIRTNGNLIREYRFNYENGTYGRSRLSSLERSEYSSQWGDEDYLPLSFTYSDSSSNSSFQNLTDYNLDSVTLKANVRVPLYDKSACIEGAYWCFVAGQACPPIDLGGAACIATVNAAIISCNAYTLTWFIPCNGGQAVSTFLGMWSDLNSDGRLDIQYLSGDMDSGIYPSSYIKGINGFSQNVSDINIVNFQYNTMNTLALGDVNGDNRGDILISTSSALVGISSNGTLNKFVTTYSNVPVSAPTPTPLTDNPIPYQKSYSFDLNRDGRSDYLWVIDGSTINYALSQGASFADPVSVSLTGATASDGTFLDLEGDGIPEFVYFSGSDLVIQSFDSTLSSITQTTQTLPVVGQDAVPYSANPVYAGRWWGDVTGDRLPDLVTYDSGFLYVYRNEYGKLTTSPQAVNIGTINLNVQSGKNKYFGISDLNGDGFGDFVWANGSRVNVYFSSGSTLSSSPSAGIDITGEVQLVDVNSDRKTDLVVMDIADNAVVGNLRVYTLGTGLPGNLLASVSDNQFKSSTITYTWKTDLNGAISTSAGSYPNVPNNNNEVIVKQINNNLGNGVSETLSYTYTNSRMNLGTLLNRVSYGFRTVAEINSRTLEKTEIDYFQTNRLYAGSMEARRSYIGTVSGTNTIYSLVKNETQIVETGTFAGRSYPRLQSSTQKEYIGGVLVGNVSTSLSYDSCGNVSSATEINETYTTVTTGTYICDTNSWILNRQTAKTVTRNGTILEKTQIAYSDFKPVSKTEFSGTSAAKTQSYDYDAFGNQVLVTDSRGNQTSIEYDPVVHAFAISITDASGLNKLKEYDTDRGLLTQETASNGGITKKYYDEFGRLIQTDFPGESDWSEKLSYGITSGEQTSYVERRIRDDENGEVATIETYTPQGWLVKRSATTLLDRWTTSTKTYSAVGKLLTESNEYVEGVISPVFTTYEYDGPEGQLSKINFPDGTTKSVDYSGKTITTQIKSGSTILLEESLTKNELDQDVTKTSNGSTIQYSYDNGGRLWKVIDPQNGITIITYDAAGRKASTSDPNSGTVSYSYDSEGNLISQVDARGQSIQKTYDSSNRMVTSTPSDGSPATVITYDGSILGKGRPTQIQDAAGILNLTYDIRGNISQKVRIIDDLTLVFKYAYDSMGRVISTTYPDGSIAHNIYSKGNHLTGVRMDVPDKGSYDHPVVSYDGPFPGTSGSFQFTRTTGNGVVSYIGYDPIYDRPTGYQTNLKNGTVSQQVTLEFDAKGNIKKINDLQNATRTQTYTYDEQNRLVQATGKYGTEIYQYTNSGNLLKKGDYTFTYGNSSHVHAVTSVNSTNTGTINYSYDAAGNMVSRNGESLVYDSSGKLITHMLNGGDQLSMVYDFAGNRIKKSRSTDLSVIYSPDPLYEILRRPGYADQHTLYIRGVKGELVAQFARTDATLISAASTGTQQGITETAFWKEWNGKIKSGLINFILGYVYNSHGKFSDGFLAFAWSLVIVLGLALAFSKQKESLSPAWTRLMSAPMIVLFSFSFSVGCLDELMNNGGSGTAPWDLLPLAVAGNTPSVDSPPGGGGTTDGGTVSGTPVPGMVFFHPDQMGSITMATNGEGNALSGGDMPGASHISYKPYGEIDRTDSSGPDVFRYKYTNQIEDRDSGLYYYNARYYDPTIARFLQADTSIFPNRTQGFNRYMYTEGNPVRYGDASGNNISTPLAWAIVGYYAAPQFGLTPEQGFLLGYGYGRGLVKHRSDLWKFGNSISDAYKATWAGHQRAFYVPTPGTRGGWRELAHNAGNSVRGHFRRIDHGVRDHFRRIDEGFRDVMRSGDHGARTIGEIFMQALGMRHRDWNYDPFESIFSTGGMQLAKLKFGADPDWIFSRFSWTWFGVSILVDVAAYVYKSSGGYLPYEEFSNEAKIMAILIFFQYHLDQNPLVQYLMWWYGVQHGMILPPGQCNVGGTVFYDCD from the coding sequence ATGTTGTATACTTCCACTGGAGACTGTTCTGCTTCTTGTATTTGGACAGCAGTTGATCAAAGCGGATTGAAATACACATTCGGAGGAAACGCAAGTTCCATTCTCCTGACTGGAACCACTCCGAGGTTTTGGGCTTTGAGCAAAGTTGAAGACCCTTGGGGGAATTCCTATGAGATCCAATATCAAACAACAAATGGAGTATTATATCCTTGGAAATACTCTTATGGAAATCGAGAAATAGAATTTATTTATACATCACGTTCCGGTAGCTTGGGATCAGTATTTTCTTCTGGAGACCAAGAAACCTGGAATCAAGTGATCAGAAAGATAGAAATCCGAACTAACGGAAATCTAATTCGAGAATACCGTTTCAATTATGAAAACGGAACCTATGGTCGATCAAGACTTAGTTCTCTCGAACGGTCTGAGTATTCGTCTCAGTGGGGAGATGAGGACTATTTACCTTTATCTTTTACTTACTCGGATAGTTCATCTAATTCCTCATTTCAAAATTTAACAGATTATAATTTAGATTCAGTTACATTAAAGGCAAATGTTCGAGTTCCCTTATATGATAAATCGGCTTGTATTGAAGGAGCATATTGGTGTTTTGTTGCTGGGCAAGCTTGCCCTCCTATAGACTTGGGCGGGGCAGCCTGTATTGCAACCGTAAATGCGGCTATAATTAGTTGTAATGCATATACTTTGACTTGGTTTATACCTTGCAATGGTGGGCAAGCTGTTTCAACTTTTTTGGGGATGTGGTCGGATTTAAACTCAGATGGTAGGTTGGACATTCAATATTTATCTGGTGATATGGATTCCGGAATTTACCCTTCTTCCTATATAAAAGGGATAAACGGGTTTTCCCAGAATGTTTCTGACATTAATATAGTTAATTTTCAATACAATACCATGAATACATTGGCATTAGGAGATGTTAATGGAGATAACCGAGGAGATATACTAATCTCTACGTCATCTGCGTTAGTCGGTATTTCGTCCAATGGAACATTGAATAAATTTGTTACAACATACTCAAATGTTCCCGTATCAGCTCCTACGCCAACTCCTTTAACGGATAACCCGATTCCATACCAAAAATCATATAGCTTTGATCTGAATCGTGATGGTAGGTCAGACTACCTTTGGGTGATTGACGGATCTACGATTAATTATGCTTTATCACAAGGGGCTAGCTTTGCTGATCCCGTTTCAGTATCTTTAACCGGGGCAACCGCTTCAGATGGAACCTTTCTGGATTTAGAAGGAGATGGAATACCAGAGTTTGTTTATTTTAGTGGATCGGACTTAGTTATCCAATCATTCGATTCTACTTTATCGAGTATTACACAAACTACTCAGACCTTACCAGTTGTCGGACAAGATGCAGTTCCATATTCTGCCAACCCAGTATATGCTGGTCGTTGGTGGGGGGATGTAACAGGGGATCGTCTACCCGATCTGGTAACATACGATAGCGGATTTCTTTACGTTTATCGCAACGAATATGGAAAACTGACTACTTCCCCTCAAGCAGTTAATATCGGTACGATTAATCTTAACGTCCAATCAGGAAAAAATAAATACTTTGGAATTAGTGATCTCAATGGAGATGGGTTTGGGGATTTTGTTTGGGCAAATGGTTCCCGAGTAAATGTTTATTTTTCCTCCGGGTCTACTTTGTCCAGCTCTCCTTCTGCCGGTATTGATATAACCGGAGAAGTTCAACTTGTAGATGTAAACTCCGATAGAAAGACGGATCTAGTTGTAATGGATATTGCGGATAACGCGGTAGTAGGAAATTTGAGGGTCTATACACTTGGAACTGGACTTCCGGGAAATCTTCTTGCTTCTGTCTCAGATAACCAATTTAAAAGTTCAACAATTACATATACTTGGAAAACTGATCTAAATGGAGCGATTTCCACAAGTGCAGGTTCTTATCCGAATGTCCCGAATAATAACAATGAAGTAATTGTAAAACAGATCAATAATAACCTCGGCAATGGGGTTTCCGAGACTCTTTCATATACTTATACTAATTCAAGAATGAATTTAGGGACACTTTTGAATCGAGTTTCCTATGGATTTAGAACAGTTGCAGAAATAAATTCCAGGACATTAGAAAAAACAGAAATAGATTACTTCCAAACAAATCGTTTGTATGCAGGGTCGATGGAAGCTAGACGGAGTTATATCGGAACTGTATCTGGAACAAATACTATATATTCTTTAGTAAAAAATGAGACGCAGATCGTGGAAACTGGAACCTTTGCAGGAAGAAGTTACCCTCGGCTTCAATCTTCTACTCAAAAAGAATATATTGGAGGGGTATTAGTTGGGAATGTTTCTACTTCCTTGAGTTATGATTCTTGCGGAAATGTATCCTCAGCTACTGAAATTAACGAAACATATACTACAGTTACGACAGGGACATATATTTGTGATACAAATAGCTGGATACTGAATCGACAGACTGCTAAAACTGTAACGAGGAACGGGACAATTTTAGAGAAAACACAAATCGCCTATTCTGATTTTAAACCAGTATCTAAGACAGAGTTTTCAGGAACGTCGGCAGCCAAAACGCAGTCTTACGATTACGATGCTTTTGGAAACCAAGTTCTTGTTACAGATTCGAGAGGAAACCAAACTTCAATCGAATATGATCCGGTGGTTCATGCTTTTGCAATTTCAATAACCGATGCTTCTGGTTTAAATAAATTAAAAGAATACGATACTGATCGCGGACTCTTAACTCAAGAAACAGCTTCTAATGGAGGTATAACAAAGAAATATTATGATGAGTTCGGTCGTTTAATCCAAACTGACTTTCCAGGTGAATCAGATTGGAGTGAAAAACTTTCTTACGGTATTACCTCCGGCGAACAAACTTCTTATGTAGAAAGGCGAATCAGAGACGATGAGAATGGCGAAGTCGCTACGATCGAAACATATACTCCACAAGGCTGGTTAGTAAAACGTTCTGCGACGACTCTTTTGGATCGCTGGACAACATCCACAAAAACCTATTCAGCCGTGGGGAAATTATTAACTGAATCGAATGAATATGTGGAAGGTGTAATATCTCCTGTATTTACAACTTACGAATACGATGGTCCAGAAGGACAACTTTCTAAGATCAATTTTCCTGATGGAACAACTAAAAGCGTAGATTATTCTGGAAAGACTATAACGACCCAGATAAAGAGCGGGTCTACAATATTATTAGAAGAGTCCCTTACTAAGAATGAATTGGATCAAGATGTTACGAAGACGAGCAATGGCTCTACTATTCAGTATAGTTATGATAACGGCGGTCGTCTATGGAAAGTTATAGATCCACAAAATGGAATTACTATAATAACCTACGATGCGGCTGGAAGAAAAGCAAGCACCTCTGATCCGAATTCAGGGACAGTATCCTATTCTTATGATTCAGAGGGTAACTTGATTTCCCAAGTTGATGCTCGTGGTCAAAGTATTCAAAAGACGTATGACTCTTCAAATCGAATGGTTACTTCTACTCCTTCCGATGGAAGTCCGGCAACTGTAATTACATACGATGGTTCTATTTTAGGAAAAGGTAGACCTACTCAGATACAGGACGCGGCTGGTATATTAAATTTAACGTATGATATTCGGGGAAATATTTCGCAAAAGGTCCGGATTATAGACGACTTAACCCTGGTTTTTAAATACGCATATGATTCCATGGGTAGAGTAATTTCTACAACGTATCCGGACGGAAGTATTGCTCATAATATATATTCCAAAGGAAACCATCTCACGGGAGTACGAATGGATGTGCCGGATAAAGGAAGCTACGATCATCCTGTTGTTTCTTACGATGGACCGTTTCCTGGTACATCAGGTTCTTTCCAATTTACTAGAACGACAGGGAATGGAGTCGTATCATATATCGGGTATGATCCAATTTATGATCGACCAACAGGTTATCAGACCAATCTAAAAAATGGGACAGTTTCACAACAGGTTACGTTGGAGTTTGATGCTAAAGGAAATATCAAAAAGATAAATGATCTGCAAAATGCAACTAGAACCCAAACGTATACTTACGATGAGCAAAATCGTTTAGTCCAAGCAACTGGTAAATATGGAACGGAAATATATCAATACACCAATAGTGGAAATCTCCTTAAGAAAGGGGATTATACTTTTACTTATGGTAATTCTTCTCATGTTCACGCTGTAACTTCTGTAAATAGTACAAATACTGGAACGATAAATTATTCATATGACGCGGCAGGGAATATGGTTTCCCGGAACGGAGAAAGCCTCGTTTACGATTCATCAGGAAAATTGATCACACATATGCTCAATGGGGGAGACCAATTGAGTATGGTATATGATTTCGCTGGAAATCGTATTAAGAAAAGTAGGAGTACTGATCTTTCTGTAATTTATTCTCCTGATCCGCTCTACGAAATACTACGTCGCCCTGGTTACGCTGATCAGCATACTCTCTATATTCGAGGTGTTAAGGGAGAACTGGTTGCCCAATTCGCTAGAACAGATGCTACTCTCATTTCGGCAGCTTCTACAGGAACACAACAAGGAATCACAGAGACAGCATTTTGGAAAGAATGGAATGGAAAGATAAAATCTGGACTAATAAATTTCATTTTAGGTTATGTTTATAATTCTCACGGCAAATTCTCCGATGGCTTCTTAGCGTTTGCATGGTCCTTAGTGATTGTTCTTGGGTTAGCATTAGCATTTTCTAAGCAGAAAGAATCGCTATCGCCTGCCTGGACAAGACTAATGTCTGCACCGATGATTGTGCTTTTTTCATTTTCTTTTAGTGTAGGGTGCTTAGATGAGCTTATGAATAATGGGGGATCTGGGACTGCTCCTTGGGATCTATTACCTTTAGCAGTCGCAGGAAATACACCTTCCGTTGATTCTCCTCCGGGTGGCGGTGGAACGACGGATGGGGGCACAGTTTCTGGAACTCCTGTTCCAGGGATGGTTTTCTTTCATCCTGATCAAATGGGTTCGATTACAATGGCAACAAATGGAGAAGGAAACGCACTTTCCGGTGGAGATATGCCAGGAGCCTCTCATATTAGTTATAAACCATATGGAGAAATAGATCGAACAGATTCTTCTGGACCTGATGTGTTTAGGTATAAATACACAAACCAAATAGAAGATCGAGATTCCGGTTTATACTATTATAATGCTCGATATTACGATCCAACGATAGCTCGATTCTTACAAGCGGATACATCTATATTTCCTAATCGAACTCAGGGATTTAATCGTTACATGTATACTGAAGGAAATCCTGTACGCTATGGGGATGCTAGTGGAAATAATATCTCCACTCCTCTGGCATGGGCTATTGTTGGATATTATGCAGCTCCTCAATTCGGTCTAACTCCAGAACAAGGATTCCTACTCGGATATGGATATGGACGCGGTCTTGTAAAACATCGGAGTGATTTATGGAAATTCGGTAACTCTATTTCTGATGCTTACAAAGCAACTTGGGCAGGTCATCAAAGAGCATTCTATGTTCCAACTCCTGGAACCAGAGGTGGATGGAGAGAACTTGCTCATAATGCTGGAAACTCCGTGAGAGGACATTTTAGAAGAATTGATCATGGAGTTAGAGATCATTTCCGCAGAATTGATGAAGGCTTTAGAGATGTGATGCGCTCTGGAGATCATGGAGCAAGAACGATCGGTGAAATCTTTATGCAAGCATTGGGTATGCGGCACAGGGATTGGAATTACGATCCTTTTGAGTCTATATTTAGTACTGGTGGAATGCAGCTTGCAAAACTGAAATTTGGAGCTGATCCTGATTGGATTTTTTCAAGATTTTCTTGGACTTGGTTTGGTGTCAGCATTCTAGTAGATGTAGCAGCTTATGTTTATAAATCTTCCGGTGGATATCTGCCGTACGAGGAATTCTCAAATGAAGCCAAAATTATGGCTATACTCATATTTTTTCAATATCACTTGGACCAAAATCCGTTAGTTCAATATTTAATGTGGTGGTATGGAGTTCAACATGGAATGATATTACCACCTGGCCAGTGTAATGTTGGTGGTACAGTGTTTTATGATTGTGATTGA